In the genome of Altererythrobacter sp. TH136, one region contains:
- a CDS encoding acyl-CoA dehydrogenase family protein yields the protein MAILNEEQEMLRDMARGWATNENPITAWRKVRTEKPAEGYSPDVWRTMGEMGWAGIVIPEEFGGSDFGWMSAGLVVEELGKTLTASPMIASTLAASAIVLGGSDEQKQKWLPRLATGEVVGTLAFDEGPRHTGRYSAAVDGGKLSGTKAFVHEAHGATLFVVAAADGLYLVEKGDGVSLSDRKLTDQRSHAEVTFNGAAADKLANGREDLVDQVLDRARILTAAEMLGMAQQVFDVTLDYLKQRVQFNQVLASFQALQHRMADLFGDLAMMRSAVEGGLEALDGGYGIPRAATVAKAEANRVLHTMSREGIQLHGGIGMTDEYDVGFFLKRARVLESSWGSTGYLKNRFAALAGY from the coding sequence ATGGCTATCTTGAACGAAGAACAGGAAATGCTGCGCGACATGGCGCGCGGCTGGGCGACCAACGAGAACCCGATCACCGCTTGGCGCAAGGTGCGCACGGAGAAGCCGGCCGAAGGCTACTCGCCTGACGTCTGGCGGACGATGGGCGAGATGGGCTGGGCCGGGATCGTCATCCCCGAAGAGTTCGGCGGCAGTGATTTCGGCTGGATGAGCGCTGGCCTGGTGGTGGAGGAGCTCGGCAAGACGCTCACCGCCAGCCCGATGATCGCCAGCACCCTCGCCGCAAGCGCGATCGTGCTGGGCGGCAGCGACGAACAGAAGCAGAAGTGGCTGCCACGGCTCGCCACGGGTGAAGTGGTCGGCACGCTCGCGTTCGATGAAGGTCCGCGGCACACGGGCCGGTATTCGGCCGCCGTCGATGGCGGCAAGCTGTCCGGCACGAAGGCGTTCGTCCACGAAGCGCATGGCGCGACCCTGTTCGTGGTCGCTGCGGCGGACGGGCTCTATCTGGTGGAAAAGGGCGACGGCGTGTCGCTGTCGGACCGCAAGTTGACCGATCAGCGCAGCCACGCCGAAGTCACCTTCAATGGGGCGGCGGCGGACAAGCTGGCGAACGGCAGGGAGGATCTGGTTGACCAGGTGCTCGACCGTGCGCGCATCCTCACCGCGGCCGAGATGCTGGGCATGGCGCAGCAGGTGTTCGACGTGACCCTCGATTACCTGAAGCAGCGCGTGCAGTTCAACCAGGTGCTCGCCAGCTTCCAGGCTTTGCAGCACCGGATGGCGGACCTGTTCGGCGACCTGGCGATGATGCGATCGGCGGTCGAAGGGGGTCTTGAAGCGCTCGATGGCGGTTACGGCATTCCCCGCGCCGCGACGGTCGCCAAGGCCGAAGCGAACCGCGTGCTCCACACGATGAGCCGCGAGGGCATCCAGCTGCACGGCGGCATCGGCATGACCGATGAATACGATGTCGGCTTCTTCCTCAAGCGCGCGCGCGTGCTCGAATCGAGCTGGGGTTCCACCGGCTATCTGAAGAACCGGTTTGCCGCCCTGGCGGGCTACTGA
- a CDS encoding MFS transporter, which yields MIAPGSLQGDGSRIPLGTRLSYGFGAVSNGIKNAAFSTYLLLYYNQVVGVSAAIVSTAIALTLIVDAVADPFIGRWSDMTRSRIGRRHPFIFGSALPTAFFFVLAWFPPDGLSDLAMGAWIFALAALTRMSISAFEIPSSAMAPELTSDYAERTRLFSLRYFFGYAGTFGFTAFSLAFFFVATPEFPRGQLNPEGYVKFAFAGGALIFIAILVCGLGTVKRVSHMRQAEESGPGGLLSHVKEMGDAFRHPGFLAIFGFGVFKYTAIGLYSATTLYFGTYVFKLGAGQLALLTFDSLVAAAIAAPLAPKFSRWLGKRNTSALMAVFGVALGLTPLALTYLRVFFAPGDPMLLPTLFVIGAVYGSMVAISLINTSAMLADVVEDHAVKTGKHTAGVFFAASSFMQQCSSALGILAAGLVLTWSGFPEKIAPEAVTRAMEQSLLAHYIPVVMSLWIIGALFLLFYPIDEAKHRANVERLKALEAESREQVVRDGAFGAPAR from the coding sequence TTGATCGCCCCGGGTTCCCTGCAAGGAGACGGCAGCCGGATTCCCCTCGGTACACGGCTGTCCTATGGCTTTGGCGCCGTGTCCAACGGGATCAAGAACGCCGCGTTCTCGACTTATCTGCTGCTGTATTACAATCAGGTGGTGGGCGTTTCGGCGGCAATCGTATCGACTGCGATCGCGCTCACCCTCATCGTCGATGCCGTGGCCGATCCGTTCATCGGCCGCTGGTCGGACATGACCCGCTCGCGCATCGGGCGGCGGCATCCCTTCATCTTCGGGTCGGCGCTGCCCACCGCGTTCTTCTTCGTGCTCGCGTGGTTTCCGCCGGACGGACTGTCGGACCTGGCGATGGGAGCATGGATCTTCGCGCTCGCCGCACTCACCCGCATGTCGATCAGCGCGTTCGAGATCCCCAGCTCTGCAATGGCGCCGGAACTGACCAGCGATTACGCGGAGCGCACGCGGCTGTTCTCGCTCCGTTATTTCTTCGGCTACGCCGGCACTTTCGGCTTCACCGCGTTCAGCCTGGCGTTTTTCTTCGTCGCGACGCCGGAGTTCCCGCGCGGGCAGCTCAACCCCGAAGGATACGTCAAGTTCGCTTTTGCCGGCGGCGCGCTGATCTTCATCGCCATTCTCGTATGCGGTCTGGGGACCGTGAAGCGGGTGTCACACATGCGGCAGGCGGAGGAAAGCGGACCGGGCGGCCTGCTGTCGCACGTGAAGGAAATGGGCGACGCGTTTCGCCACCCCGGCTTCCTCGCGATCTTCGGCTTCGGCGTGTTCAAGTACACCGCCATCGGCCTCTACAGTGCCACCACGCTGTATTTCGGCACGTATGTGTTCAAGCTGGGCGCGGGGCAGCTTGCGCTGCTCACCTTCGATTCCCTCGTCGCCGCCGCGATCGCGGCTCCGCTGGCCCCGAAGTTCTCGCGCTGGCTGGGCAAGCGCAACACGTCAGCGCTGATGGCCGTGTTCGGTGTCGCGCTCGGCCTCACGCCCCTCGCCCTCACCTACCTGCGGGTGTTCTTCGCCCCCGGCGACCCCATGCTGCTGCCGACGCTGTTCGTGATCGGCGCGGTCTATGGCTCGATGGTGGCGATATCGCTGATCAACACCAGCGCGATGCTGGCCGACGTGGTGGAAGACCACGCGGTGAAGACCGGCAAGCACACCGCCGGCGTCTTCTTCGCCGCGTCGAGCTTCATGCAGCAGTGTTCCAGCGCGCTCGGCATCCTGGCCGCGGGCCTCGTCCTGACCTGGTCGGGATTTCCCGAGAAGATCGCGCCGGAGGCGGTCACCCGCGCGATGGAGCAGAGCCTGCTGGCGCACTACATCCCGGTAGTGATGAGCTTGTGGATCATTGGCGCGCTGTTCCTGTTGTTCTATCCCATCGACGAGGCCAAGCACCGCGCGAATGTCGAACGGCTGAAAGCGCTCGAAGCCGAATCGCGTGAACAAGTCGTGCGTGACGGGGCCTTCGGCGCCCCTGCGAGATAA
- a CDS encoding SDR family oxidoreductase: MTDPFDLAGKVAVVTGSSRGIGKAIAEQLAARGARVVVSSRKQDACEEVAAAINAQYVAGRAIAIAASISSKEALQDLVAGTRERFGPIDILVCNAASNPHYGSLDTIDDAMFRKTLDNNILSNHWLIQLALPDMRAKRDGAIVVISSIGGLRGSTVLGAYTITKAADIQLVRNYAVENGQHGIRVNGIAPGLVKTDFAKALYENPEAEKAAVSRTPMGRLGVPDDIAGAAVFLASPAASWLTGQTLVVDGGSTV, translated from the coding sequence ATGACCGATCCGTTTGACCTCGCTGGCAAAGTCGCTGTCGTTACCGGCTCATCGCGCGGGATCGGCAAGGCCATTGCTGAGCAACTCGCCGCCCGCGGCGCGCGTGTGGTGGTGTCGAGCCGCAAGCAGGATGCCTGCGAGGAAGTCGCCGCGGCGATCAACGCGCAGTACGTCGCAGGGCGCGCCATCGCGATCGCGGCCAGCATCTCATCGAAAGAAGCGCTGCAGGACCTTGTCGCGGGCACGCGCGAGCGGTTCGGGCCGATCGACATCCTGGTGTGCAACGCCGCGTCCAATCCGCACTATGGCTCGCTCGATACGATCGACGATGCGATGTTCCGCAAGACGCTCGACAACAACATCCTGTCGAATCACTGGCTGATCCAGCTCGCCTTGCCCGATATGCGCGCGAAGCGGGACGGGGCGATCGTGGTGATCAGTTCGATCGGCGGTCTGCGCGGATCGACGGTGCTCGGCGCCTATACCATCACCAAGGCGGCCGATATCCAGCTGGTCCGTAACTACGCTGTCGAGAATGGCCAGCACGGCATCCGCGTGAACGGCATCGCGCCGGGCCTGGTAAAAACCGACTTCGCCAAGGCTCTGTACGAAAATCCGGAAGCCGAGAAGGCGGCGGTGTCGCGCACCCCCATGGGCCGTCTTGGCGTGCCTGACGACATCGCCGGTGCGGCGGTGTTTCTGGCGTCCCCGGCAGCGAGTTGGCTGACCGGACAGACGCTGGTCGTCGATGGCGGATCGACGGTCTAA
- the maiA gene encoding maleylacetoacetate isomerase → MRLWAYFRSSTSYRLRIALNLKGLEYEVIPVDLRTAQQKDAGFTARNPFGSVPMLEADGRDRAQSMALLEWLDEAYPEPPLLPSGMEDRYTARELAYGIATEIHAVNNLPVLNYLKTELGHSQDEIDVWYRHWLARTLDPVEGLLAQIGTGEFLFDGPGLFEVVLLPQVYNARKFAFDFSRHPHIERIEAACLALPAFERAHPDNQPDSPQ, encoded by the coding sequence ATGCGCCTGTGGGCCTATTTTCGCAGTTCGACCAGCTATCGGCTGCGGATCGCGCTGAACCTCAAGGGCCTCGAATACGAGGTCATTCCGGTGGACCTGCGCACCGCACAGCAGAAGGACGCCGGGTTTACCGCGCGCAACCCCTTCGGCAGCGTTCCCATGCTCGAGGCGGACGGACGCGACCGCGCGCAGTCGATGGCGCTGCTCGAATGGCTGGACGAGGCGTACCCCGAACCCCCGCTGCTGCCCTCAGGGATGGAGGACCGCTACACCGCGCGCGAGCTTGCCTATGGCATCGCCACTGAAATCCACGCGGTGAACAACCTGCCGGTGCTCAATTATCTCAAGACCGAGCTCGGCCATTCGCAGGACGAGATCGACGTCTGGTACCGCCACTGGCTGGCGCGCACGCTCGATCCGGTCGAGGGGCTGCTGGCGCAGATCGGCACCGGCGAATTCCTGTTCGACGGGCCCGGCCTGTTCGAAGTCGTCCTGCTTCCGCAGGTATACAATGCGCGCAAGTTCGCGTTCGATTTCTCCCGCCACCCGCATATCGAGCGGATCGAGGCGGCGTGTCTCGCCCTGCCCGCGTTCGAGCGCGCCCACCCCGACAACCAACCGGATAGCCCGCAATGA
- a CDS encoding TonB-dependent receptor: MIKANLRHTCACFAIAAGIFGVSSAQAQDTSAAAVTEESAEVLEESVDDVGIVVTAQGRAQALADVPVAISAVNAETLQNSGANDIRQLNQVAPSLLVSSTGNEANASPRIRGIGTVGDNPGLESSVVVFIDGVYRSRSGIGLNELGEIDRVEVLRGPQGTLGGRNSSAGLISIISKQPSFSGFSAGGEATYGNYDYLRLAGNVNVPLGDTVAARVDGVFVQRDGFYRDPANDTRVNDRDRYFLRGQLRFEPTSDISVRLIGDYTNREESCCGAVYVDRSVNPFIGNLNEPVASVNAGAGTFGNGNNIINVLRDLGQDPAAFNRGYDRTLSVTPGRSYDGKTEDWGVSGQVDWNLGEASLTSITAYRDYYNEQAADLDYSTIDILYNGADGNNRRAFRTFTQELRLNGEAFDGKLDWLIGGFYADEKFRGKSNLRFGSQYGRFAACRAVSGGTLAAGYSPTSAGCLAPAIRGALNAGFVPGISAGVGQTLTAAFDRLDSISDRGSTVDFYRQDSRSFAAFTHNILHVTDTVDLTLGLRYTNERKKFSATFGNDNTACVAQQAALGPFLATGLAATAGGLISLTCQGNSTSELNGVSINDQRKEDEFTGTAILSWKPVDDLLVYGSYSRGYKAGGFNFDRSALKAPIRSFASFGGGNAQAGAQALVGNLQFDAETVNAFEIGAKYATGPFSLSGALFLQQFSNFQLNTFDGTVYIVQNINGCSADLNGADRDQSKFTGAPNFNAGASASGACAADDVTYGVRSQGVELEAQLVPADNIRVALGMTYADTKYRRNLVGTEDGAPLNESLRKLPGDNLSNAPQITTTASFAYTPEIGNSGLSALFYVDGRMTGDYNTGSDLFPQKEQDGYALFNARIGLRGPDQRWSVELWGQNIFNKDYAQVAFNSPFQEGAVSTTTAFADPQYPGGRQIYSQFLAEPRTYGVTLRSQF, translated from the coding sequence ATGATCAAGGCTAATCTGCGCCATACCTGTGCCTGCTTCGCAATCGCGGCGGGCATTTTCGGGGTGAGCTCCGCTCAAGCGCAAGACACCTCGGCCGCTGCTGTGACCGAAGAGTCGGCCGAGGTGCTGGAAGAGAGCGTCGATGATGTGGGCATCGTGGTGACCGCGCAGGGCCGCGCCCAGGCGCTGGCTGACGTTCCGGTCGCGATCTCTGCCGTTAATGCAGAGACGCTCCAGAATTCGGGTGCCAATGACATTCGGCAGCTCAACCAGGTCGCCCCGTCGCTCCTGGTGTCCTCGACCGGCAACGAAGCGAATGCCTCTCCGCGTATTCGCGGTATCGGCACCGTCGGCGACAATCCCGGCCTTGAAAGCTCGGTGGTTGTGTTCATCGACGGCGTGTATCGCTCGCGTTCGGGCATCGGCCTGAACGAACTCGGTGAGATCGACCGCGTCGAGGTGCTGCGCGGCCCGCAAGGAACCCTGGGCGGCCGTAACTCCTCCGCCGGCCTGATCTCCATTATCTCTAAGCAGCCGTCCTTCAGCGGTTTCTCCGCCGGTGGCGAAGCCACTTACGGCAACTACGATTACCTGCGTCTGGCAGGGAACGTGAACGTGCCGCTCGGCGATACCGTGGCCGCCCGGGTCGACGGCGTGTTCGTGCAGCGTGACGGGTTCTACCGGGATCCCGCGAACGACACCCGGGTCAACGACCGCGATCGCTATTTCCTGCGCGGGCAGCTCCGCTTCGAGCCGACCAGCGACATCAGCGTCCGTCTGATCGGCGATTACACGAACCGCGAGGAATCGTGCTGCGGTGCGGTCTATGTCGATCGCTCGGTCAATCCGTTCATCGGCAATCTCAACGAGCCGGTGGCATCGGTCAATGCGGGCGCCGGGACGTTCGGCAACGGCAACAACATCATCAACGTGCTGCGCGATCTGGGGCAAGACCCGGCCGCGTTCAACCGGGGCTACGATCGTACGCTGTCGGTCACTCCCGGCCGCAGCTACGACGGCAAGACCGAGGATTGGGGCGTTTCAGGCCAAGTGGATTGGAACCTCGGCGAGGCATCGCTGACCTCGATTACCGCATACCGCGATTACTATAACGAACAGGCTGCCGACCTCGATTACAGCACCATCGACATCCTTTACAACGGGGCTGATGGCAACAACCGGCGCGCGTTCAGGACTTTCACGCAGGAACTGCGCCTGAACGGCGAAGCATTCGACGGTAAGCTCGACTGGCTGATTGGCGGCTTCTACGCGGACGAGAAATTCCGCGGGAAAAGCAATCTGCGCTTCGGCAGCCAGTATGGCCGCTTTGCCGCTTGCCGCGCTGTGTCCGGCGGCACGCTGGCCGCGGGCTATTCCCCGACCAGCGCGGGCTGCCTCGCGCCGGCCATTCGCGGTGCGCTTAACGCCGGATTTGTCCCCGGCATCTCGGCCGGGGTGGGACAGACCCTCACCGCCGCGTTCGACCGGCTGGATTCCATCAGCGATCGCGGAAGCACCGTGGATTTCTACCGGCAGGACAGCCGCAGCTTCGCGGCCTTCACGCACAACATCCTGCACGTCACCGACACGGTCGATCTGACGCTGGGCCTGCGTTATACCAATGAACGCAAGAAGTTCAGCGCCACCTTCGGCAACGACAACACGGCGTGTGTCGCCCAGCAGGCGGCGCTTGGGCCCTTCCTCGCCACCGGTCTGGCGGCCACGGCGGGCGGGCTCATCTCGCTGACGTGCCAGGGCAATTCGACGAGCGAGCTGAACGGGGTCAGCATCAACGACCAGCGCAAGGAAGACGAATTCACCGGCACCGCCATCCTGTCGTGGAAGCCGGTCGACGATCTGCTGGTCTACGGCAGCTATTCGCGCGGGTACAAGGCGGGCGGGTTCAACTTCGACCGCTCGGCGCTCAAGGCACCGATCCGGTCATTCGCCAGCTTCGGCGGCGGCAATGCGCAGGCCGGTGCGCAGGCGCTCGTCGGCAATCTCCAGTTCGACGCGGAAACGGTGAACGCATTCGAGATTGGCGCGAAGTACGCGACCGGACCTTTTTCGCTGTCTGGCGCGCTGTTCCTTCAGCAGTTCAGCAACTTCCAGCTGAACACGTTCGACGGCACCGTCTACATCGTCCAGAATATCAACGGCTGTTCGGCTGATCTGAACGGTGCCGACCGTGACCAAAGCAAGTTCACAGGCGCTCCCAACTTCAACGCCGGCGCCAGCGCCAGCGGCGCCTGCGCCGCGGACGATGTGACGTATGGCGTGCGCTCGCAGGGCGTCGAGTTGGAAGCGCAACTGGTTCCGGCCGACAACATCCGGGTGGCGCTCGGCATGACCTATGCCGACACCAAGTATCGCCGGAACCTGGTTGGGACCGAGGATGGCGCGCCGCTTAACGAGTCGCTGCGCAAGCTGCCGGGGGACAACCTGTCCAACGCGCCGCAGATCACCACCACCGCCTCGTTCGCCTATACCCCGGAAATCGGCAACAGTGGCCTGTCGGCCCTGTTCTATGTCGATGGCCGGATGACCGGCGACTACAACACGGGGTCGGACCTGTTCCCGCAGAAGGAGCAGGACGGTTACGCGTTGTTCAACGCCCGCATCGGCCTCCGCGGCCCCGACCAGCGTTGGTCGGTGGAGCTGTGGGGACAGAACATCTTCAACAAGGACTACGCTCAGGTCGCCTTCAACTCGCCGTTCCAGGAAGGCGCGGTCTCGACGACGACTGCGTTCGCCGATCCGCAGTACCCGGGCGGCCGGCAGATCTATTCGCAGTTCCTCGCGGAGCCGCGGACTTACGGTGTGACCCTGCGCAGCCAGTTCTGA
- a CDS encoding fumarylacetoacetate hydrolase family protein has translation MKLASLKHGRDGKLVVVSKDITRYSSAEHIAPTMQYALDNWAEVAPQLEALYRDVEHWTVPCGRFHEHDAASPLPRAYQWADGSAYINHVELVRQARGAQVPESFYHDPLMYQGGSDGFLAPRDPIPLKDTAWGCDMEGEIAVIVDDVPMGVSSDEAVGHIKLLMLVNDVSLRGLIPGELEKGFGFFQSKPASAFSPVAVTPDELEDAWANSVINLPLMVDYNGQPFGRANAAQEATFNLADLVAHAAKTRSLCAGSIIGSGTVSNKGADGGPGTPVSEGGAGYSCIAEIRMIETIAGGKPTTPFMQPGDVVSVEMRDAQGHSIFGKIEQEVVAA, from the coding sequence ATGAAACTCGCCTCTCTCAAGCACGGCCGCGACGGCAAGCTGGTCGTCGTGTCCAAGGACATCACCCGCTATTCGTCGGCCGAGCACATCGCTCCGACGATGCAGTACGCGCTCGACAATTGGGCTGAGGTCGCACCGCAGCTGGAGGCGCTGTACCGTGACGTCGAGCACTGGACGGTGCCGTGCGGGCGCTTCCACGAACATGACGCCGCCAGCCCCCTTCCTCGCGCGTACCAGTGGGCGGACGGCAGCGCGTACATCAACCACGTCGAACTGGTCCGCCAGGCGCGCGGCGCGCAAGTGCCGGAAAGCTTCTACCATGACCCGCTGATGTATCAGGGCGGCAGCGACGGTTTCTTGGCCCCCCGCGATCCCATCCCGCTCAAGGACACCGCCTGGGGCTGCGACATGGAGGGCGAGATCGCCGTCATCGTCGACGACGTGCCGATGGGCGTGTCGTCCGACGAGGCGGTGGGGCACATCAAGCTGCTGATGCTGGTCAACGACGTGTCGCTGCGGGGCCTCATCCCGGGTGAGCTGGAGAAGGGTTTCGGCTTCTTCCAGTCGAAGCCCGCCAGCGCGTTCTCGCCGGTCGCGGTGACTCCCGACGAGTTGGAAGATGCATGGGCCAACAGCGTCATCAACCTGCCGCTGATGGTGGATTACAACGGCCAGCCGTTCGGCCGGGCCAACGCCGCGCAGGAAGCCACGTTCAACCTGGCCGATCTGGTCGCTCACGCCGCCAAGACCCGTAGCCTGTGCGCCGGATCGATCATCGGTTCGGGCACGGTGAGCAACAAGGGTGCCGATGGCGGTCCGGGCACGCCCGTCAGCGAGGGAGGCGCTGGCTATTCGTGCATCGCCGAGATTCGCATGATCGAGACCATTGCCGGCGGAAAGCCGACCACGCCCTTCATGCAGCCGGGCGATGTGGTGTCGGTCGAAATGCGCGATGCGCAGGGCCATTCGATCTTCGGCAAGATCGAGCAGGAGGTCGTCGCCGCCTGA
- a CDS encoding acyl-CoA dehydrogenase family protein: MATLAEPQTASADDTFREEVRSFLAENFPPDLKNKGNALASVEGPTQEGPAEKAWREAMGARGWGVPTWPKEYGGGGLTRKQAAILNEEMAKAGAYNPIGGMGVMMFGPTLLEYGSEEQKQEHIPPIARGEIRWCQGYSEPNAGSDLANLQTFAEDKGDHYLVNGQKTWTSGGQWADKCFAIVRTDRSDKHHGISFMLIDMDAPGVEVRPIQMISGMSPFCETFFTDVKVPKENLVGKEGQGWTIGKRLLQHERTNLSGGGSMARMMGSSLADTAKKYVETDDTGAIADKTLRDKIADFEIRWQSFLLTAKRAVEESKAAGGVSEISSVLKKLGTKLGQERAELMIEIQGLQGLGWEGEGFTDSELAGVRAWLFGKATTIYGGSTEIQNNIIAKRVLGMLDHQ; this comes from the coding sequence ATGGCAACCCTGGCAGAGCCGCAAACGGCAAGCGCCGACGATACCTTTCGCGAGGAAGTGCGCAGCTTTCTGGCGGAAAACTTCCCCCCTGATCTGAAGAACAAGGGCAATGCGCTCGCCAGTGTGGAAGGCCCCACCCAGGAAGGCCCGGCCGAAAAGGCGTGGCGCGAAGCCATGGGTGCACGCGGCTGGGGCGTGCCGACCTGGCCCAAGGAATACGGCGGCGGCGGGTTGACCCGCAAGCAAGCGGCAATCCTCAACGAGGAGATGGCCAAGGCCGGCGCTTACAACCCGATCGGCGGCATGGGCGTGATGATGTTCGGCCCCACCCTGCTGGAATACGGCAGCGAGGAGCAGAAGCAGGAGCATATTCCCCCGATCGCGCGCGGCGAGATCCGCTGGTGCCAGGGCTATTCGGAACCCAACGCCGGGTCCGATCTTGCGAACCTGCAGACCTTTGCCGAGGACAAGGGCGATCACTACCTCGTCAACGGGCAGAAAACCTGGACCAGCGGCGGCCAGTGGGCCGACAAGTGCTTCGCGATCGTGCGGACCGACCGCAGCGACAAGCATCACGGCATCTCGTTCATGCTGATCGACATGGATGCGCCCGGCGTGGAAGTGCGCCCGATCCAGATGATCAGCGGCATGAGCCCGTTCTGTGAAACATTCTTCACCGACGTGAAGGTGCCCAAGGAGAATCTGGTCGGGAAGGAAGGCCAGGGCTGGACCATCGGCAAGCGCCTGCTTCAGCACGAGCGCACCAACCTGTCCGGCGGCGGCAGCATGGCCCGGATGATGGGCTCCAGCCTCGCCGACACGGCCAAGAAATACGTCGAGACCGACGACACCGGCGCGATCGCCGACAAGACCCTGCGCGACAAGATCGCCGATTTCGAGATCCGCTGGCAGAGCTTCCTGCTCACCGCCAAGCGCGCGGTCGAAGAAAGCAAGGCGGCCGGCGGCGTGTCCGAAATCAGCTCGGTGCTCAAGAAGCTCGGCACCAAGCTCGGCCAGGAACGTGCCGAACTGATGATCGAGATCCAGGGCCTGCAGGGCCTTGGCTGGGAAGGCGAAGGCTTCACCGATAGCGAACTGGCGGGCGTGCGCGCCTGGCTGTTCGGCAAGGCGACCACGATCTACGGCGGCTCGACCGAAATCCAGAACAACATCATCGCCAAGCGCGTGCTTGGCATGCTCGACCACCAGTAA
- a CDS encoding MFS transporter: MTGFRLIYAPTIIPAYLLAITGSAAAVGLGTALLQLGATISPILSGARIEHRSHILPYSIRVGSMMRLAILGLALAGWFLTGEVLVMVTLALFAFLGFFNGAQRVAFQMIMAKVIPIDRRGRLQGYRNLAGGLIAAVLAWVAGKYFIAEEWLGNGYSTTFLFAFALTSAGLLVLQTMIREPAAPASRPVIPLRERIRQFPQLLEDKDFARFIAAQACATAIRIGGPFWTIYAAQRLGMTGALIGGLSFAFLGADTLSNLLWGPMGDRLGFRIVYILSLASAAAGVILLMTLGTAAAIYAAFILLGIGGSGWMLASTTMVLEFGAHEDIPMRLAFVTTAEGAVAAIGPILAGLLVAVAGFGPLFALVLAGIALALVLMIFAVREPRRRTQV, encoded by the coding sequence ATGACCGGCTTCCGCCTGATCTACGCGCCGACCATCATCCCCGCTTACCTGCTGGCGATCACCGGCAGCGCGGCGGCGGTCGGGCTCGGCACCGCACTGCTCCAGCTTGGCGCCACCATCTCGCCGATCCTGTCGGGCGCGCGGATCGAGCATCGCAGCCACATCCTGCCGTATTCGATCCGCGTCGGATCGATGATGCGGCTGGCCATCCTCGGCCTTGCCCTTGCCGGCTGGTTCCTGACCGGCGAGGTGCTGGTCATGGTCACGCTGGCGCTGTTCGCGTTCCTGGGCTTCTTCAACGGCGCCCAGCGTGTCGCCTTCCAGATGATCATGGCCAAGGTTATCCCGATAGACCGGCGGGGCCGGTTGCAGGGGTACCGGAACCTTGCCGGCGGGCTGATTGCGGCGGTGCTGGCGTGGGTCGCGGGCAAGTACTTCATTGCGGAGGAGTGGCTGGGCAACGGATACTCCACCACGTTCCTGTTCGCCTTCGCGCTGACCAGCGCGGGGCTGCTGGTGCTGCAGACGATGATCCGCGAGCCCGCTGCACCGGCGTCGCGCCCGGTCATCCCGTTGCGCGAGCGCATCCGGCAGTTCCCGCAGCTGCTGGAGGACAAGGACTTCGCCCGCTTCATCGCGGCGCAGGCCTGCGCCACCGCGATCCGCATCGGCGGGCCATTCTGGACGATCTACGCCGCGCAGCGTCTGGGGATGACCGGCGCGCTCATCGGCGGGCTCAGCTTCGCGTTCCTTGGCGCGGATACCTTGTCGAACCTGTTGTGGGGCCCGATGGGCGACCGGCTGGGCTTTCGCATCGTCTACATCCTGTCGCTCGCCAGCGCGGCGGCGGGCGTGATCCTGCTGATGACGCTGGGCACGGCGGCGGCGATCTACGCGGCGTTCATCCTGCTGGGCATCGGCGGATCGGGCTGGATGCTGGCGTCGACGACGATGGTGCTCGAATTCGGCGCGCACGAAGATATTCCCATGCGCCTGGCCTTTGTCACCACCGCGGAAGGCGCGGTGGCAGCGATCGGTCCGATCCTCGCGGGACTGCTGGTCGCCGTCGCCGGGTTTGGCCCGCTATTCGCGCTGGTGCTCGCGGGCATCGCCCTGGCGCTGGTGCTGATGATATTTGCAGTACGTGAACCGCGCCGGCGCACGCAAGTTTGA